Below is a window of 'Nostoc azollae' 0708 DNA.
GGTAAAATTGCCAATTCTTCCGCTTGTATCCCGTCTAAACCCCGTGCCTGTAAGACTTGGGTAATATAACGCTTTACAGCACCCCAGTTACCTTCTAATTCTTGCAGTGCATCGAGTTCTGCACCCCACAAATTTGGGCGCACTTGTTTGGCATCATGTCCCAATTCTATATCAAAACTATCTGCTAAGGAGTGAGCAGGATCTGTACTTAAAACCAATGTCCGATAGCCGAGTTCTGCAGACCGAAGTCCAGTGGCTGCGGCAACAGAGGTTTTACCTACGCCACCCTTACCTGTCATTAAAATTACTCGCATGGATGATTTTGTCCTGCCTAAATTTCGGTTACATTTATTTACATTATCCTTTGTTTGCGGAAAATAGGTGTTGCTTCAGCAAATTTAATCGGGAAGAATGCCAATAATCAATATGGGAAATAATTAAACCTTCAGAGTTGAGACGTAGTTCACTCCAACCAGAAATAGATATACGTGGTTTCCAGGGGAGGGGGGAGTTCCAGCTAAGTGTCCAGTCGCTTTTAATTGTGTCTTCTTGTTGTTCAATGTTATGCAAATCCATTTTCAGATTTAAGAAGAAAGTCTGGATAAATTTAATCATCCATTTATAAAGTTCCAAACCACGAAATTTAAAAACAGCATCTTGAAAATAAACCTCTGGTGCATAAATGCTGTAGGTTTGATTCACGGGAAATCTTTGATAGTCGGCTTTGAGAATTTCAACAATATCCATGATAAGCAATTCAAAATTCAAACATAGTGAATAGAAGAATTCAAAAGACAAAATAGTTCCTCCTGTCACCTGCTTTCTTGATCTTGGGTGATTTCTAAATAAATATGCTCTAAGCGTACAGGTTGACGAGAAATAGAATCAATGAGTATGCCTTCAAATCTGGTCATGACTTCTTTTAAGTCTAGCGCTTCTGGTAGTAAAAAAGCTAAGTGATTACCATAACACATGGGTATGAAACCATATTTTTGAGCTAGTGAGATCACTTTCTGTTCTTATATATATAGTTTGTAACACTAAAACTTCCTATCCCGGAATTAGAGTTTTTAGGTCATATAAACTCCCCTCAGCTAAAATTAAACCACTTTTCAAAATGCCAATTCGGTTACAAAGTCGTTCAGGTTCATCTAAAACTCCGTTCCCAGTATAAAATTAGGGATGTGGAATTCCACCTTAGGCAAAAGCATTATCCCTCTACCTTATTACTATGACCTTATTCGTTTAGTGGGAAGGGAGTAAATGTGTTGTCAATAAGATGGTCATGCCTTGATTTTCTAGTTGGCGAATTAATTCCCAAATTTCATATCTCGCTTCAATATATAAACCTGTAGTCGGTTCATCTAGAGTTACTAACTGCGGCTGATGTATCAACGCAACAGCAATACTTAACCGTCTTTCGATTCCCACAGTCAGAGTTTCTACAGGACTTTTAGCTCTATCTAATAAATTAACAGCTTTGAGAGTTACTTCGACTTGTTTACTTTTCGTTTCTCGATCCAAACCGTAAATATCAGCAAAAAATTGCAAATTCTCTGCACAAGAAAGGGTTTTATATAACAGGTTTTCTTGAGGAGGAATCCTAATTGTTTTCTTTGTTGATTCAGAAATTGGTTGATTATTGATGGTAGTATAACCACTAGCACCACTGAGTATAGATTACAAATAATACTGCTCCATTTGTATCTAACAAACCGTAAACCTCGCCTGTATTAATATGTAGCGTTAATTTTTCAAGAAGTTTTCTATTTGGGTAAGATTTATTTAAGTTTTTAACTCTTAGCATATTATACCTCTTGCAAAATTATTTCTGTGGTATGATAGAGAGTTTTAGATTCTATGTATTTTTGGTGTTCTTTGCTTGCCCTCGCTAATTGAAGTATATATATAAATATAACCGTGTAAGTGTAACTTTTGGGTAAAATAAAGACAGCCCCCTCTTATAACATAAAATTAATTCTGCAAGAGGTCTATTGGTGATTTAAATTTTTAACTTCTGTAAACTTGAACTTGACTATTTGAGAGGATGTTCTAAAACTAGCGAAAACGAGTTTTCAGAGAAAAAGTCAAGTCATTGAACTGGCTAAAATCATTAAAAACAGCAGATTCTAGGTGAAATCTAACTGAATCTATGGTTAAGTTTGTGATCTCCTATGTCAATACTGCCTCTGTAATAATTTACTCTGATTCACAACTTCCCGCCCAGAATGGGAATCAAATTTATTCTGTATTGATTGCTAAATAACCTTTTTCTGGATATAACTAAGAATAATTACGCGTAGCACTGAAGTTTTATCATGAACTTAATTAATGCATTTGCGATCGCATTCAGACAAGATTGACTCATAACGTTGATAGTAAAAAGTGCTTATGGTTAATTTTACAGTGGCTATCTGTACCTACAACGGAGAAAACCGCATAGTAGATATCCTAGGAAAATTGCGCTCGCAAATTGGGACAGAATAAATTTCCTGGGAAATTTTGATTATTCACAATAATAGCACTGATAAAACTGCTGTAGTAGTAAAAGAGCAAATACCTAATTGGAGTGAAGTTTATCCACTCAAATATTGCTTTGAAAATGAACAGGGACTGGCCTTTGCACGCAGATGTGCGAGCCGCGAAGCAAAAAGTGATTTAATCGGATTTCTGGATGATGATAATTTACCCTATCCTAACTGGGTAGTAGAGGCTTATAAATTTGGCCAAACCCATGTAAAACCTGGTGATTATGGGGGACAAATTCATGGCAAATTTGAAGTCGAACCACCTCCAGAATTTGAAAGAATTGCTCGCTTTTTTGCACTTAGTCGAAGGGAATAAAACTTATTGCTATAATGGAAAATACAAGCATACCCGAAAAAAATATTTCCTCCCGGAGCAGGAATATTTATTAGCAAACAAGCTTGGTTAAAAAGTGTTCCTGAACGTCAAAAGATTACAGGAGTATGAGGTGAGTCCTTATCAAAAAAATCTGAAAATATAGAAATGTTATCATACATTTTGTATCGTGGGTGGGAACTTTACTTTAATAAAGACATGAATATTGATCATAAAATCCCCAAATTTCGTTTTGAGAGGAATTATTTAATTCGGTTCTTTTAGGGAGTAGGTTTGAGTCGATACCACACGAGAATGATTACCTATGAACCTTGGCAAAAATCTTTCGTTTTACCTGCCTACATTATCAATGACTGACTCAAAGTTATGGTTCATTTTATGAAGTACAGAAATGTTATTACAAGCGATATAGTTCCTGCTGGGGAAATGGAGCTTCTTTTAAAGATTTCTATGAGTCCTTTCTATCAATGGAAAAACACATTAATTAGGAAACAATAAAAATGCTACCTACACAAGTCCAATTAGAAAGTAACCCTTGTCCCATTTGTGTTAAATTGTATGACCAAATAATTTTAAATGGACGCGGTCACTTACATAATCTTCCTGGTGAGTTTACCGTAGTGAGATGCCGGAGTTGTAGCTTGATGCGAACTAATCCGCGTCCAATACCAGAAACAATTGGGTTTTATTATCCTGATTATTACGGACCATATAAATAGAGTAAAATTCCTAATGGATCTTTATCTGAGGATTCTAAACTTCTCTGGAAACGCTTATTTGAAAAGTTTTTAAAGTTTGAATTTAATAATTATAATAAATTGCCAAGTTTAGCTCCATCTCGAATGTTAGAAGTAGGATGTACTTCTGGAAAATTCCTGCATGAGATGGCAAATGAATCAAGGATGGGAAGTTGAAGGCATTGAATTTCCAGAAACTGCGTCAGAAGTAGCTATTTCTCTAGGCTATAAAGTTCATAGAGGTTCATTAGAAACCGCTCCAGAATCTGAGTAGAAATATGATCTAGTTGTAGCGTGGATGGTATTATAACACTTAACATTATCCAATTTTAGGATTGAAAAAACTCCATAATTGGGTTGCTCCGGATGGATGGTTAGTGTTATGTGTTCCTAATGTGGGTTCCTGGAACTTTCCTTTGTTTAAAAATGCTTAGTATTCTTTAAATCTTCCGCATCATCTCTATCACTATACACCGCAAAACCTGGGAACAATATTAGAACTAAGGGGGTGGAAAATGACTTGTGTATTACACCAAAGATTTCTATATGACTTGATTGCTACTATGGGTTATCCCCTGGAAGATCGAGGTTATAAAAATCAATGGACTCAAGCACTAATTGATTTTCCTAAAAAGTCTGGAAAGAAGCAATATTGTTTATATCCTCTGGCATATCCCCTTAGTATTTTAGCTCAAACAGGAAGAATGACAATTTGGGCGAAAAAAATCAATGATTAAAGTTGCAGCACTAACAAGCGGTAGTAATACTCCATCATCTCGCTTTCGAGTCTGATAGCATATTGAACCTCTCAAAAAATTGGGACTTCAGGTAAAATAACATATCCCTAACATTGATAAAAATAAACTTATTCCTGACTTTGCCACAGGAACAAAATACCGACAATCATTAAGAATGATGATGTTAGGAGCAAAACTAATATCCAGAATTCCTGGTGTTGCTGGCAGTTGGAGTAGTCAAATTACTTGGGTACAACGAGAATTAGTACCAGGACGCTGTACCCTAGAACCATTGCTGAAAAAACCCCTAGTTTTTGATGTCGATGATGCCATTTGGTTAGCTTCTGCCTCAAACTATTTTAATCAACGATCTTATGCAGAAAGAGTGTTAAATTTGATTCAGTCAATCGCTAAATGTGCTGATATTATCATTGTCGGAAATAACTACTTAGCTGATTGGTTTGTCAATTATGGTGCAGAGGTGCGGATAATCCCGACAGCCATTGATACAGAACGCTTTCGTCCTAGATTAGCCTCATCTGACGATAATTCTGATAAATTCATCATTGGTTGGACAGGAAGGGTAGGAAATCTCGGGTATTTACAAGCAATAGAACCTGCTAT
It encodes the following:
- a CDS encoding DUF2358 domain-containing protein, translated to MDIVEILKADYQRFPVNQTYSIYAPEVYFQDAVFKFRGLELYKWMIKFIQTFFLNLKMDLHNIEQQEDTIKSDWTLSWNSPLPWKPRISISGWSELRLNSEGLIISHIDYWHSSRLNLLKQHLFSANKG
- a CDS encoding glycosyltransferase, which gives rise to MIIHNNSTDKTAVVVKEQIPNWSEVYPLKYCFENEQGLAFARRCASREAKSDLIGFLDDDNLPYPNWVVEAYKFGQTHVKPGDYGGQIHGKFEVEPPPEFERIARFFALSRRE
- a CDS encoding glycosyltransferase family 4 protein: MMMLGAKLISRIPGVAGSWSSQITWVQRELVPGRCTLEPLLKKPLVFDVDDAIWLASASNYFNQRSYAERVLNLIQSIAKCADIIIVGNNYLADWFVNYGAEVRIIPTAIDTERFRPRLASSDDNSDKFIIGWTGRVGNLGYLQAIEPAIAQFMNQFLDSELLIITDQPLSFSSLPAERVRFIPCSSQTEVTEVQ